One Nocardia iowensis DNA window includes the following coding sequences:
- the rpsM gene encoding 30S ribosomal protein S13, whose translation MARLMGVDLPREKRMEIALTYIYGVGRTRSKEILAATGISPDLRSKDLSDDQVTQLRDYIESSPELKVEGDLRREVQADIRRKIEIGCYQGLRHRRGLPVRGQRTKTNARTRKGPKRTVAGKKK comes from the coding sequence ATGGCACGTCTCATGGGCGTTGATCTCCCGCGCGAAAAGCGCATGGAGATCGCGCTGACCTACATCTACGGCGTCGGCCGTACCCGCTCCAAGGAGATCCTCGCGGCCACCGGCATCAGCCCGGACCTGCGCAGCAAGGACCTCAGCGACGATCAGGTGACGCAGCTGCGTGACTACATCGAGAGCTCGCCCGAGCTCAAGGTCGAAGGTGACCTGCGCCGCGAGGTGCAGGCCGACATCCGTCGCAAGATCGAGATCGGCTGCTACCAGGGTCTGCGCCACCGTCGTGGGCTGCCCGTGCGTGGTCAGCGCACCAAGACCAACGCGCGCACCCGCAAGGGCCCGAAGCGCACCGTCGCCGGCAAGAAGAAGTAG
- a CDS encoding MFS transporter, whose translation MTTTQPASERRVVANVLRGSIGNLVEWYDWYVYAAFSVYFAKTFFPADDPTAQLLSTAAVFAVGFLMRPIGGWMLGRYADKYGRRSALTLSVTVMAGGSLLIAVTPGYQTIGIAAPILLLLARLLQGLSVGGEYATSATYLSEVASTGKRGFYSSFQYVTLVAGQLVALGVQIVLQQFLTSAEMNNWGWRIPFVIGAGGALVVMWLRRSMDESEQFKAAAADPENRVFIGDGISEHAHQLGKDKAAEAAAAKRGEPKPPPARGSLRMLLQYPRECLLVMGLTLGGTVAFYTYTTYMQKFMINTSGISKGTVAWINFVALLVFVIFQPLAGALSDRIGRRKLLIFFGVAGTLLTVPIMTVLGNTKNPIAAWALMMSALVIITGYTSINAIVKAELFPTKIRALGVGLPYALTVAIFGGTAETIALALKKAGHESVYFWYVAGCIAISLTTYFFMRETSTSSTIEAELSAASDADTGVDAGVAEPDRPLATVRD comes from the coding sequence GTGACTACGACACAGCCCGCGAGTGAGCGCCGGGTCGTCGCGAACGTGCTTCGCGGATCCATCGGTAACCTCGTCGAGTGGTACGACTGGTATGTCTATGCCGCTTTCAGCGTTTACTTCGCGAAAACGTTCTTTCCCGCCGATGACCCGACCGCGCAGTTGCTGTCCACCGCAGCGGTTTTCGCGGTCGGCTTCCTCATGCGCCCGATCGGCGGCTGGATGCTCGGCCGCTACGCCGACAAGTACGGGCGTCGTTCCGCGCTGACCCTGTCGGTGACGGTGATGGCCGGTGGCTCGCTGCTGATCGCCGTTACCCCCGGCTATCAGACGATCGGCATCGCGGCACCGATCCTGCTGTTGCTGGCCCGGCTGCTGCAAGGACTCTCGGTCGGTGGCGAATATGCCACCAGCGCAACGTATTTGTCCGAGGTGGCCTCCACCGGCAAGCGCGGGTTCTACTCGAGCTTCCAGTACGTGACCCTGGTCGCGGGTCAGCTCGTCGCACTCGGCGTGCAGATCGTCCTGCAGCAGTTCCTCACCAGTGCGGAAATGAACAACTGGGGCTGGCGCATTCCGTTCGTGATCGGTGCGGGTGGCGCGCTTGTCGTGATGTGGCTGCGGCGCAGCATGGACGAGTCGGAGCAGTTCAAGGCCGCAGCCGCGGACCCGGAAAACCGCGTCTTCATCGGCGACGGGATTTCCGAACACGCGCACCAGCTCGGCAAGGACAAGGCCGCCGAAGCCGCCGCCGCGAAGCGGGGCGAGCCCAAGCCGCCGCCCGCCCGTGGTTCGCTGCGGATGCTGCTGCAGTACCCGCGGGAATGCCTGCTGGTGATGGGTCTGACGCTGGGTGGAACGGTCGCGTTCTACACCTACACGACCTACATGCAGAAGTTCATGATCAACACCTCCGGCATCTCCAAGGGCACCGTCGCCTGGATCAACTTCGTCGCGCTGCTGGTGTTCGTGATCTTCCAGCCGCTGGCGGGTGCGTTGTCCGACCGGATCGGGCGGCGCAAGCTGCTCATCTTCTTCGGTGTCGCGGGCACGCTGCTGACCGTGCCGATCATGACGGTCCTCGGTAACACCAAGAACCCGATCGCCGCGTGGGCACTGATGATGAGTGCGCTGGTCATCATCACCGGCTACACCTCGATCAACGCCATCGTGAAGGCCGAGCTGTTCCCGACCAAGATCCGCGCGCTCGGCGTCGGGCTGCCCTACGCGCTGACCGTCGCCATCTTCGGCGGCACCGCGGAAACGATCGCGCTGGCACTGAAGAAGGCAGGCCACGAATCGGTGTACTTCTGGTACGTCGCCGGGTGTATCGCCATCTCGCTGACCACGTACTTCTTCATGCGGGAGACCTCGACTTCGTCGACCATCGAAGCCGAGCTCTCCGCCGCCTCCGACGCCGATACTGGGGTCGACGCCGGGGTGGCCGAGCCGGACCGTCCGTTGGCCACTGTGCGTGACTGA
- a CDS encoding Hsp20/alpha crystallin family protein, whose product MLRFDPFHDIDTVARQLLGEAVGSARAPRFMPMDLFKAGDHYVLNADLPGVDPGSVDVSVDNGTLTLRAQRSAPSEEGVQWIASERFSGNYLRQVSLGDNVDAEKISAAYNNGVLSVTIPIAERAKPRRIEISGGSSQKTIEAGSSN is encoded by the coding sequence GTGCTGAGGTTCGATCCATTCCATGACATCGACACCGTCGCGCGCCAGCTGCTCGGCGAAGCCGTTGGATCCGCACGCGCGCCGCGATTCATGCCCATGGATCTGTTCAAGGCGGGTGACCACTACGTGCTCAACGCCGACCTCCCCGGGGTCGATCCCGGCTCGGTCGACGTCAGCGTCGACAACGGCACCCTGACACTGCGCGCGCAGCGCAGCGCGCCCAGCGAGGAAGGCGTCCAATGGATTGCCTCCGAGCGCTTCAGCGGCAACTACCTGCGCCAGGTGAGCCTCGGTGACAACGTCGACGCCGAAAAGATCAGCGCCGCATACAACAACGGCGTGCTGTCCGTGACGATCCCGATCGCCGAACGGGCCAAGCCGCGCCGCATCGAAATCTCCGGTGGATCATCCCAGAAGACGATCGAAGCCGGATCATCCAACTGA
- a CDS encoding DNA-directed RNA polymerase subunit alpha: protein MLISQRPTLTEEVVAENRSKFTIEPLEPGFGYTLGNSLRRTLLSSIPGAAVTSIRIDGVLHEFTTVPGVKEDVTDIILNLKGLVVSSEEDEPVTMYVRKQGPGTVTAGDIVPPTGVVVHNPDMHIATLNDKGKLEIELVVERGRGYVPAVQNKASGAEIGRIPVDSIYSPVLKVTYKVEATRVEQRTDFDRLILDVETKNSISARDALASAGKTLVELFGLARELNVEAEGIEIGPSPAEADHIASFGLPIEDLDLTVRSYNCLKREGVHTVGELVARTESDLLDIRNFGQKSIDEVKVKLHALGLSLKDSPASFDPSSVVGYDASTGTWSDSGTFSDTDGGEQDYAETEQL, encoded by the coding sequence ATGCTGATTTCACAGCGTCCGACGCTGACCGAAGAGGTCGTCGCCGAGAACCGGTCGAAGTTCACCATCGAACCGCTCGAGCCGGGCTTCGGTTACACCCTGGGCAACTCGCTCCGGCGTACCCTGCTGTCCTCGATCCCGGGGGCCGCGGTCACGAGCATTCGTATCGACGGCGTGCTGCACGAGTTCACCACCGTCCCCGGCGTGAAGGAAGATGTCACCGACATCATCCTGAACCTCAAGGGTCTGGTCGTGTCCTCGGAGGAGGACGAGCCGGTCACGATGTACGTGCGCAAGCAGGGCCCCGGCACCGTCACCGCTGGTGACATCGTGCCGCCGACCGGCGTCGTGGTGCACAACCCGGACATGCACATCGCCACCCTGAACGACAAGGGCAAGCTGGAGATCGAGCTCGTCGTCGAGCGCGGTCGCGGCTACGTCCCGGCCGTGCAGAACAAGGCGTCCGGCGCGGAAATCGGCCGGATCCCGGTGGATTCGATCTACTCGCCGGTGCTCAAGGTGACCTACAAGGTCGAGGCCACCCGTGTCGAGCAGCGCACCGACTTCGACCGTCTCATCCTGGACGTGGAGACCAAGAACTCCATCAGCGCGCGGGACGCGCTCGCCTCGGCGGGCAAGACCCTGGTCGAGCTCTTCGGCCTGGCCCGTGAGCTGAACGTCGAAGCCGAAGGCATCGAGATCGGCCCTTCGCCGGCCGAGGCGGACCACATCGCCTCGTTCGGTCTGCCGATCGAGGACCTGGACCTCACCGTCCGGTCCTACAACTGCCTCAAGCGCGAGGGTGTGCACACCGTGGGCGAGCTCGTCGCCCGCACCGAGTCGGACCTGCTGGACATCCGCAACTTCGGCCAGAAGTCCATCGACGAGGTGAAGGTCAAGCTGCACGCGCTCGGCCTCTCGCTGAAGGACAGCCCGGCGTCGTTCGATCCTTCTTCTGTGGTGGGTTACGACGCGAGCACTGGTACGTGGAGCGACAGCGGCACGTTCAGTGACACCGACGGTGGCGAGCAGGACTACGCCGAGACCGAACAGCTCTAG
- the rpsD gene encoding 30S ribosomal protein S4 → MARYTGPITRKSRRLRVDLVGGDQAFERRPYPPGQHGRARIKESEYLLQLQEKQKARFSYGVMEKQFRRYYEEANRLKGKTGDNLLRLLECRLDNVVYRAGLARTRRQARQLVSHGHFLVNNRSVNVPSFQVTQYDIIDVKEKSLSTLPFQVARETVGDRPVPGWLQVIPGRLRILVHQQPERAQIDVPLQEQLIVEYYSK, encoded by the coding sequence ATGGCTCGTTATACAGGCCCCATCACCCGCAAGTCGCGTCGTCTGCGCGTCGACCTCGTCGGCGGTGACCAGGCGTTCGAACGTCGCCCCTACCCGCCCGGCCAGCACGGCCGCGCGCGGATCAAGGAGAGCGAGTACCTGCTCCAGCTGCAGGAGAAGCAGAAGGCTCGCTTCTCCTACGGCGTCATGGAGAAGCAGTTCCGCCGGTACTACGAAGAGGCCAACCGCCTCAAGGGCAAGACCGGTGACAACCTGCTTCGCCTGCTGGAGTGCCGTCTGGACAACGTCGTGTACCGCGCGGGTCTCGCGCGTACCCGTCGCCAGGCTCGCCAGCTGGTCAGCCACGGCCACTTCCTGGTGAACAACCGGAGCGTCAACGTTCCGAGCTTCCAGGTGACCCAGTACGACATCATCGATGTCAAGGAGAAGTCGCTGAGCACGCTGCCGTTCCAGGTGGCGCGCGAGACCGTCGGCGACCGTCCGGTCCCCGGCTGGCTGCAGGTCATCCCCGGCCGTCTCCGGATCCTGGTGCACCAGCAGCCGGAACGCGCTCAGATCGATGTGCCACTGCAGGAACAGCTGATCGTCGAGTACTACTCGAAGTAA
- a CDS encoding MinD/ParA family ATP-binding protein, producing the protein MSRNNDGLPMLPPWLSESEVTQVGYEAPVQNLPPDELIEEGPSRRRGRFKNRAAAEGERSEAASARPEKRRKGWRRDKNDEQPAAEQQPNQVGRAPESATRGPEVPQREPELRAPQPDPRAPRAPQPDSPDNGAWRQPGPESPAPPSQDDAWQAGPPQRAEGPALGLPTRNPGPPPPAFQPLGRRADAEAPVSNDATVRHQAARPDLPPPPAIPEAPPSASTGMPAAPAERSAPAAPEPDGPPPWLAGPRPEQGTAAPADSPRRPPLPEPPAPQGNPPGGRSAMPPAEAAPSARLDEPTAPPRGVDGPPPWLAPSDLGAARSAPEQAERPSRRGPELPPPPGEFAAPSGQTATEAGSDEPADTGPTDAGPVGAPTGEAPSTPDSQTSGAGSADPRRTPAPGDAPTPEDVPGQSRTPSGDISATADHPGTATPEHGIAPQNRDRVPGAEQSGAEHGSGTTTPGLPPQRQPSPGPADGSAPAGPTAPEHGQRPPGGAQTPSTAGSPVSGPLGAPQTDRPHDPAATPQAPAAEYPGPNGTGGPRLPGWQAETEQPDPVRQAPGWVTSSGASTGPARPVTGRHRLPADTATQPGPEGQPKPPTEQQHTPVGPVQQGGPAGGQAPGPEQPRPQAPGEQWRAPAAQAPTGEFTGHTPPVSRQAPVSAPPGPQAPGEQWRHTAPTSETPGPAAPFAGGQAPGSEHSGPQAPQQWRSTPPVSETEGQAAPFAGGQAPSNEQIGPPRPGEPWHNPVGPASAGHTPPFAGGQAPGSEQHGPQGPGGFVGGQAPGPQAGQWGQPQGRPQHPGTPGVPPQYPPGVQYQQGPPPSLDDVPMRRAKKSPGSGWRKAVHHVSGGAINPGLSAEERRLQELVARIRQPVRGDYRIAVLSLKGGVGKTTTTMGIGSIFASIRGDRVIAVDANPDFGTLSQRVPLQTRSTVRDLLLDPSIQRYSDVRRHTSQATSRLEVLASERDPAASEAFSEDEYRAVARILQRFYNIILTDCGTGLMHSAMSGVLDLAHSLVLISSPAIDGARSAAATLDWLSLHGHDHLVRNAVVVINSPRAGSPNVGILQLREYFLSRCRAVHIIPFDTHMSEGAEIDLHRLHKQTKRAYVELAATIADDFATDHRRYHP; encoded by the coding sequence GTGAGCCGTAATAATGACGGCCTCCCCATGCTGCCGCCGTGGCTATCGGAGAGCGAAGTCACACAGGTCGGCTACGAAGCGCCGGTACAGAACCTTCCTCCTGACGAACTGATCGAAGAAGGGCCGAGTCGCAGACGCGGTCGATTCAAGAACCGGGCAGCAGCCGAAGGCGAACGCTCCGAAGCGGCGAGCGCACGCCCGGAGAAGCGCCGCAAAGGCTGGCGCCGCGACAAGAACGACGAGCAGCCCGCCGCGGAGCAGCAGCCGAACCAGGTCGGTCGCGCACCCGAATCCGCCACCCGCGGGCCGGAAGTGCCGCAGCGGGAACCGGAACTTCGCGCGCCGCAGCCGGATCCGCGCGCACCTCGAGCCCCGCAACCCGATTCCCCGGACAACGGCGCGTGGCGGCAGCCAGGCCCCGAATCGCCCGCCCCACCGAGCCAGGACGACGCGTGGCAGGCCGGGCCACCGCAGCGTGCCGAAGGACCGGCCCTCGGTCTGCCCACCCGGAACCCAGGCCCGCCGCCCCCGGCATTCCAACCGCTGGGCAGGCGAGCCGATGCCGAAGCGCCGGTGTCGAACGATGCGACCGTGCGCCACCAAGCCGCCAGGCCGGATCTACCACCACCGCCCGCGATTCCGGAGGCACCGCCGTCCGCGTCCACCGGCATGCCTGCCGCTCCGGCCGAGCGTTCGGCGCCTGCCGCGCCCGAGCCCGACGGCCCGCCGCCGTGGCTGGCCGGACCAAGGCCCGAACAAGGGACGGCCGCTCCGGCAGACTCGCCCCGTCGGCCGCCATTGCCCGAACCCCCGGCGCCACAGGGGAACCCGCCGGGCGGACGATCGGCAATGCCGCCCGCCGAGGCTGCTCCGTCGGCCCGGCTCGACGAGCCGACGGCACCGCCGCGCGGTGTGGACGGTCCGCCGCCCTGGCTGGCCCCCTCCGACCTCGGGGCAGCCCGTAGCGCACCGGAGCAGGCCGAACGGCCCAGCAGGCGCGGACCGGAACTTCCGCCTCCCCCAGGCGAATTCGCCGCACCTAGTGGTCAGACGGCGACCGAGGCCGGATCCGACGAACCGGCAGACACCGGACCGACCGACGCCGGACCAGTTGGCGCACCTACCGGCGAGGCACCGAGCACGCCGGATTCGCAGACAAGCGGAGCCGGATCGGCTGACCCACGCCGCACGCCCGCACCTGGCGACGCACCAACTCCCGAGGATGTGCCAGGCCAGAGCCGCACACCGAGCGGCGATATCTCCGCGACGGCCGACCACCCCGGCACGGCAACCCCGGAACACGGGATCGCGCCGCAGAACCGAGATCGCGTGCCGGGTGCCGAGCAGTCCGGTGCGGAACACGGTTCCGGCACAACGACACCCGGTCTGCCGCCGCAGCGGCAACCGAGCCCGGGACCCGCCGATGGTTCGGCACCTGCGGGTCCGACGGCGCCGGAGCACGGACAGCGGCCGCCCGGCGGCGCGCAAACGCCGAGCACGGCGGGCTCGCCGGTATCCGGGCCACTCGGTGCGCCGCAAACGGATCGACCGCACGATCCCGCCGCCACACCACAGGCACCCGCGGCCGAGTACCCGGGTCCGAACGGGACGGGCGGGCCGCGACTTCCCGGCTGGCAGGCGGAAACCGAGCAGCCCGACCCTGTTCGACAGGCACCCGGCTGGGTGACTTCATCGGGCGCGAGCACCGGTCCGGCCAGGCCGGTCACCGGACGGCACCGGCTACCCGCCGACACCGCGACGCAGCCGGGACCTGAAGGGCAACCGAAGCCGCCGACCGAGCAGCAACACACCCCTGTCGGACCGGTCCAACAGGGCGGACCCGCCGGTGGACAGGCGCCGGGCCCCGAGCAACCACGACCGCAAGCACCCGGCGAGCAATGGCGCGCTCCGGCCGCCCAGGCGCCAACAGGGGAATTCACCGGCCACACACCGCCGGTCAGCCGACAGGCACCGGTCAGTGCTCCGCCTGGACCGCAGGCACCGGGCGAGCAATGGCGCCATACCGCGCCGACAAGCGAAACCCCGGGCCCGGCAGCACCATTCGCCGGTGGCCAAGCGCCGGGCAGCGAGCATTCCGGACCGCAGGCACCCCAGCAATGGCGCAGTACCCCGCCGGTAAGCGAAACCGAGGGACAGGCAGCACCATTCGCCGGTGGACAGGCGCCGAGTAACGAGCAGATCGGGCCGCCGCGACCGGGCGAGCCGTGGCACAACCCGGTTGGACCGGCATCCGCTGGCCACACACCGCCGTTCGCCGGTGGGCAGGCACCAGGTAGTGAACAGCACGGGCCGCAGGGACCCGGCGGTTTCGTGGGTGGCCAGGCACCGGGACCGCAGGCCGGGCAGTGGGGCCAGCCGCAGGGCCGTCCGCAGCATCCTGGAACACCCGGTGTACCACCGCAGTACCCGCCGGGTGTGCAGTATCAGCAAGGACCGCCGCCGTCACTGGACGATGTGCCGATGCGGCGAGCCAAGAAGTCGCCGGGCAGTGGTTGGCGCAAGGCCGTGCACCACGTGTCGGGTGGCGCGATCAATCCGGGGCTGTCCGCCGAGGAGCGGCGGCTGCAGGAGTTGGTCGCCCGGATCAGGCAACCGGTGCGCGGCGACTACCGGATCGCGGTGCTCTCGCTGAAGGGTGGCGTCGGAAAGACCACCACGACAATGGGTATCGGGTCGATCTTCGCGTCGATCCGCGGTGACCGGGTGATCGCCGTTGACGCCAACCCCGACTTCGGCACGCTGTCCCAGCGGGTGCCGTTGCAGACCAGGTCCACCGTGCGCGACCTGCTGCTCGATCCGTCGATCCAGCGCTACTCGGACGTGCGCAGGCACACCTCGCAAGCCACCAGCCGACTGGAAGTGCTTGCCAGCGAACGCGATCCGGCTGCCTCGGAGGCGTTCAGCGAGGACGAGTACCGCGCGGTGGCGCGCATCTTGCAGCGGTTCTACAACATCATCCTCACCGACTGCGGCACCGGACTCATGCACTCGGCGATGTCGGGCGTGCTCGATCTGGCCCACTCGCTGGTGCTGATCTCCTCCCCCGCGATCGACGGCGCCCGCAGCGCCGCAGCGACTTTGGACTGGCTGTCGCTGCACGGACACGACCACCTGGTGCGCAACGCGGTAGTGGTGATCAACTCACCACGCGCGGGTTCCCCCAATGTCGGCATCCTGCAACTGCGGGAGTACTTCCTGTCCCGCTGCCGCGCCGTGCACATCATTCCTTTCGACACGCACATGTCCGAGGGCGCCGAAATCGACCTGCACCGCCTGCACAAGCAGACCAAGCGCGCCTACGTCGAACTCGCCGCCACCATCGCCGACGATTTCGCCACCGACCACCGCCGCTACCACCCCTGA
- a CDS encoding LLM class F420-dependent oxidoreductase codes for MTFDALGRFGVWREYFGFSPQDARELEELGYGALWLGASPPADLSTVEPLLEATESITVATSIVNIWAAPVKEVAESFHRIEARFPGRFLLGIGAGHPEHTGAYRKPYDALVEYLDELDAAQVPVARRAVAALGPRVLELAAARSAGALPYFVPATHTAQARATVGPDALLATEHKVVLNDDARQARSVAADKAGFYLGLTNYVSNLRRLGFTDDELALPASDRVLDAVVAHGTPEQVAAQLTAHLDAGGNHVAVQALGDDYLADLRILAPLLNLRG; via the coding sequence ATGACATTCGATGCGCTCGGACGGTTCGGTGTATGGCGGGAGTACTTCGGGTTCAGCCCGCAGGACGCACGCGAGTTGGAGGAATTGGGCTACGGCGCGCTATGGCTCGGCGCCTCGCCGCCCGCGGATCTGTCGACCGTCGAGCCGTTGCTCGAGGCGACCGAGTCCATCACGGTGGCGACCAGCATCGTGAACATCTGGGCCGCGCCCGTCAAGGAGGTCGCGGAATCGTTCCACCGGATCGAGGCGCGATTCCCGGGGCGTTTCCTGCTCGGGATCGGCGCGGGCCATCCGGAGCACACCGGCGCGTACCGCAAGCCCTACGACGCCCTCGTCGAGTACCTGGACGAGTTGGACGCCGCGCAGGTTCCGGTGGCGCGCCGGGCGGTGGCCGCGCTCGGTCCCCGGGTACTGGAGCTGGCCGCGGCGCGGTCCGCCGGTGCGCTGCCCTATTTCGTGCCCGCCACGCACACCGCGCAGGCCCGCGCGACGGTCGGACCGGACGCGTTGCTCGCGACCGAACACAAGGTCGTGCTGAACGACGATGCGCGGCAAGCGCGTTCGGTCGCGGCGGACAAGGCCGGGTTCTACCTTGGTCTGACGAACTACGTGTCGAACCTGCGCAGGCTCGGCTTCACCGACGACGAACTCGCCCTGCCCGCCAGCGACCGGGTCCTCGACGCCGTCGTCGCGCACGGCACGCCCGAGCAGGTCGCCGCACAGCTCACCGCGCACCTGGACGCTGGTGGCAACCACGTGGCGGTCCAGGCTCTCGGCGACGACTACCTTGCCGATCTGCGCATCCTGGCCCCGCTGCTGAACCTCCGCGGCTGA
- the rpsK gene encoding 30S ribosomal protein S11, with product MPPKSRASGPKKTQKSRRREKKNVPHGHAHIKSTFNNTIVSITDPAGNVISWASSGHVGFKGSRKSTPFAAQLAAENAARKAQENGVKKVDVFVKGPGSGRETAIRSLQAAGLEVGTISDVTPQPHNGCRPPKRRRV from the coding sequence ATGCCTCCGAAGTCCAGGGCCTCCGGCCCCAAGAAGACCCAGAAGTCGCGTCGCCGGGAAAAGAAGAACGTCCCGCACGGCCACGCACACATCAAGAGCACGTTCAACAACACCATCGTGTCGATCACCGACCCGGCCGGCAACGTCATCTCCTGGGCGTCGTCGGGCCACGTCGGCTTCAAGGGTTCGCGCAAGTCGACCCCGTTCGCCGCGCAGCTCGCCGCCGAGAACGCTGCCCGCAAGGCGCAGGAGAACGGCGTCAAGAAGGTCGACGTGTTCGTCAAGGGCCCGGGTTCGGGCCGCGAGACCGCGATCCGTTCGCTGCAGGCCGCAGGCCTGGAAGTGGGCACGATCTCCGATGTCACCCCGCAGCCGCACAACGGCTGCCGTCCGCCCAAGCGGCGTCGAGTCTAG
- the rpmJ gene encoding 50S ribosomal protein L36, with protein MKVQPSVKKICEKCKVIRRHGRVMVICDNLRHKQRQG; from the coding sequence GTGAAGGTTCAGCCGAGCGTCAAGAAGATCTGCGAGAAGTGCAAGGTGATCCGCCGTCACGGTCGGGTCATGGTGATCTGCGACAACCTGCGCCACAAGCAGCGCCAGGGCTGA
- the rplQ gene encoding 50S ribosomal protein L17, whose product MPKPKKGARFGGSASHQKAIFANLATALFEHGRISTTEAKAKALRPYAEKLVTKAKGGTLADRREVLKVIRNKDVVHELFATIGPSFEGREGGYTRITKTLPRKGDNAPMAIIELVREKTVTNEADRARRVAASKKTEEAPAAEVVEAEAPEGSADEAVAETAEVEAPAADEKADEAKA is encoded by the coding sequence ATGCCCAAGCCCAAGAAGGGTGCTCGCTTCGGCGGGTCGGCGTCGCACCAGAAGGCGATCTTCGCCAATCTGGCGACGGCGCTCTTCGAGCACGGTCGTATTTCGACCACCGAGGCCAAGGCCAAGGCGCTGCGCCCCTACGCGGAGAAGCTGGTCACCAAGGCGAAGGGCGGCACCCTTGCCGACCGTCGCGAGGTGCTCAAGGTGATCCGTAACAAGGACGTCGTGCACGAGCTTTTCGCCACGATCGGCCCCTCGTTCGAGGGTCGCGAAGGTGGCTACACCCGCATCACCAAGACGCTGCCCCGCAAGGGTGACAACGCGCCGATGGCGATCATCGAGCTGGTTCGCGAGAAGACCGTGACCAACGAGGCCGATCGCGCTCGCCGTGTTGCCGCGTCCAAGAAGACCGAAGAGGCCCCCGCCGCCGAGGTTGTCGAGGCAGAGGCGCCGGAAGGCTCCGCTGACGAGGCCGTTGCCGAGACCGCCGAGGTCGAGGCCCCGGCTGCCGACGAAAAGGCCGACGAAGCCAAGGCCTGA
- the truA gene encoding tRNA pseudouridine(38-40) synthase TruA, with the protein MGSAEQTAAAASAPARASVRVRLDISYDGTDFTGWARQPGLRTVQGVLEDSLSKVFREPVQLTVAGRTDAGVHAEGQVAHFDTAAEVDAGKVVHRMARFLPKDVRIKDVRVAPPEFDARFSAIRRHYVYRLTTARYGAEPLQARSIVACRHDVDIDAMRAASRKLLGLHNFAAFCRRREGATTVRELQRFDWERDGDLLTAYVSADAFCWSMVRSLVGAVLAVGEGRRTPEWVGSLLNDTERSSSVTVAPAHGLSLIAVDYPADADLAARNAQTREVRTVPVGEGCCGG; encoded by the coding sequence GTGGGTTCAGCTGAGCAGACGGCTGCGGCGGCGTCCGCGCCCGCCCGCGCGTCGGTCCGGGTCCGGCTCGACATCAGTTACGACGGAACGGATTTCACCGGATGGGCGCGCCAGCCCGGGTTGCGCACCGTGCAGGGCGTGCTGGAGGACTCGCTGAGCAAGGTGTTCCGCGAACCGGTTCAGCTGACCGTCGCGGGCCGCACCGACGCGGGCGTGCATGCCGAAGGGCAAGTCGCCCACTTCGATACGGCTGCCGAGGTCGACGCGGGCAAGGTAGTGCATCGGATGGCGCGCTTCTTGCCGAAGGATGTGCGGATCAAGGACGTTCGCGTCGCTCCGCCCGAATTCGACGCCCGCTTCTCGGCGATTCGCCGTCACTATGTGTACCGGCTGACCACCGCCCGCTACGGTGCCGAGCCGTTGCAGGCGCGCAGCATCGTCGCCTGCCGCCACGACGTCGATATCGACGCTATGCGCGCGGCATCGCGAAAGCTGTTGGGCTTGCACAACTTCGCGGCCTTTTGTCGTCGCAGGGAGGGCGCGACGACCGTGCGCGAACTCCAGCGTTTCGACTGGGAGCGCGATGGTGATCTGCTCACCGCCTATGTCAGCGCGGACGCTTTCTGCTGGTCCATGGTCCGCAGCTTGGTCGGTGCCGTCCTGGCCGTGGGGGAGGGCCGACGCACCCCGGAGTGGGTCGGCAGCCTGCTGAACGACACCGAACGCTCCAGCTCGGTCACCGTGGCCCCCGCGCACGGTTTGAGCCTGATCGCCGTCGACTATCCGGCCGACGCGGACCTTGCTGCTCGTAATGCGCAGACCAGGGAAGTGCGTACCGTGCCGGTCGGCGAAGGATGTTGCGGAGGCTGA
- the infA gene encoding translation initiation factor IF-1 gives MAKKDGAIEVEGRVVEPLPNAMFRIELENGHKVLAHISGKMRQHYIRILPEDRVVVELSPYDLSRGRIVYRYK, from the coding sequence ATGGCGAAGAAAGACGGGGCCATCGAGGTCGAGGGTCGAGTTGTCGAGCCGCTGCCCAATGCGATGTTCCGGATCGAGCTCGAGAACGGTCACAAGGTTCTCGCGCACATCAGCGGGAAGATGCGGCAGCACTACATTCGTATCCTCCCCGAGGACCGTGTGGTCGTCGAGCTGTCTCCCTACGACCTGTCGCGCGGCCGGATCGTTTACCGCTACAAGTAG